The window aaaaagaaaaaaaaaataaaaaatggtatgtggaaataaaaaacaaaaacctGTTTTTTTTAGAATTCGCACATATGTGGAAAACACTTTTCCACATCACATCATCCATTCACATTAGCCTCCGAGCTTATGTTATATTCTAATTTCCAGTCGCAACTTATATCTCATCAATAGAATAAGATGACAACTTCACCATTGATGTTGCCTTCTATATCGAAAATGCCATCGATCTTTACGACGATCACAACTGTCCACTATGAATCGGACCGTTTTGGGTAACCGACTGAGTCCCCCGCACCCCTCATAGGCCACTTTGGGTTCCCTTtttatccctctctctctctctctctctctctctctctctcgctcgctctctctcggCCTGGCGTTCGATCTCCCATAGCAGTTCCGCCCGATGAAGGACGCCGCCGCCGTCGGACCGAGGCTTTCCAAGAAGAACTCCGACGATGAGGTCTTCCTTCCCCATTTCATCCCGCCGTCAATTTCTAATTTCTTGTTCCAATTTGTTTACTCATCTCTCTCGTTCTGGGGTTCGATTTCGTGACTAACCGATGTAATTGATCaggagaggagaaagaagaagaagaaaatgaaatcCAACAAGCGCCGTCGCCTCCGCCACTCCTCCTGCTCGTCTTCCGATTCCGACGACGGCAGCCCTCGCTCCCGAAGGAAACGAGCGAAGAGGCTTGAGAAGAGGAAAAGGGAGCCCAAGAACGACgacaggaagaagaggaagaagaagagtaagaagaaggagaaggaaaaggagaGGTCCCGCAAGTCGCGCAACCGCAGCGTCAGCGCGTCGAGCGGCTCGTCGAGCCGGAGTTGCTCCACCTGCCGCGGCCGGAGCAGCTCCTCCGGCAGTAGCGTCTCGAGGAGCCCGCCTCCGAGAGCGAAGCCGAGGGCGAGAAGTCGGTCTAGAGGGAGAGGGAGGGATGGGGATGCGGAGAGGGGGAGAGGTCGGCGGAGGAGGACGACAAGCTTCGATCGGCGTGGGAGTAGGTATCGGTCTCGGAGTTGCTCTACTTGTGGAGGGAGTCGGAGTAGCGGCCGGACCGGTGGAAGCGCTTGCCGAAGCCGAAGTTGTAGCGAGGAGAAGTATCGGGAGATTGAACAGCCGAGGCGGCTCAGATCGGTACTGACTATGGCAGAGGACAGAGAGGTGGTCGAAGGAGGATTTCATGGAAAGGATGAGCAGGGAGACAGAATTATCCAAAGTTACGATGATTTTGATAGGTATGATGGGGGCAGGAAGTCGGACACACATCAAGATTCTCCTCAGAGGAATGCAAAGAATGATGAAGCTTTAGCAAAGAATGGGAATGCAAAGGACAGTGAAATGGTGCTGAGTATAAGTGGTGAGCAAACAATTGAGAATgctgatggtggtggtgatgatTTTACTAGGAAGAAGAAAGACAACTCTGGGGGTCCGGAGGCTGTCGAGTTAGAATCACAATTAAGACAAAGGGCATTGGATAATTTTGCAAAGTTCCGACGAAGCCTTTCTGCAAACACGAGGTCTACTGGTTGTCAGGAAGATGACTCCAGCCAACCTCAATGTGGCAAGGACCCCATTAAAGTTGCTGAGGCACAAGATGCCTTCAAATCTTCAGATGGAAAGTTCGCTGTTTCCCATGAATGCCAAGGTGGTGTTCAAGGTGAAGTCCGGCGAGCTGAACCCAGAGTTAGATCTGTTGTGAATATTCCCGCTGAGAAAGATACTTCAAGCCATGTGATTAGACGTCAAAGTTCCAGTGGAAGCTCTAGAAAAGAAAATGAACAAGACCCAGATAACTCCAACAAAAGCCAAAGTGATCCAACCCAATTAAACTGGATAGAAGAGCCATCTAACAAAATGTCTTTGCAACATTCCTCACTAATAAAAGACAAGCAAGAGAAGAGTGCAGCTGCTGAACCTGAAAGTAGCACTGTATGTGATGCTGCAGTAAATCAGTCTGTTGGACAACCAACTTCAGCATTACCTGCCGATCAAAGAATTGAAAGTGAAAATGAAAACAAGGATGAAGATAAAGGGTCTCAGTTTCAACAAAAGACATTCTCTAGGATGCATGATGGAGAACTAGTGCAGGTAGGTTATGAGCTTCTTGTATTCGGTCTTAATTCCTTAAGTGCAAAAAGAAGTGTAAAACACCTTTACATCTGAATTGCATACACCTGTTTTCTTTAATAGGTAAGTTACAAGGTTTACATACCAAAGAAAAGTCCTGCCTTGGCAAGAAGGCAACCACAACGGTGAAAAGTGTATAGTGAGTTCTTGTTCTTTGTGACTTGTTTATGTTCTGCAGCACTCGGTTGAAAATTGATTTGTTCTCCCCATGGTAGGATTATTGCTAAGTGGTTGTTGAATTTACTGCTAGTGTATGTGTCTGTTGCATTGGACCATCCTTTTTTTATGTtcctgttgtaatcttatgttcaAGCATTCTGCACTAGCATAATTCTATTTGGCGCTTTATTCATCAGTCAGAGAATCGTCATGCAATGTATTCCTTCTAGTTTATTAAATTTTTCACCTATTGATAAAGAAGATCATTGGTTGTCTTGTTCCTTAGAAGGATGGAAAAAGTGGATTGGTTTGCCCATATATCACAGAGTTATAGATTGTTCTATAACTTTCTTAGCACTGTTCTTATTGAAAAACACGATGTTCTCCTTTTCAGGGTTGAGTCTCCTTCCTCCGATTTCCATTTTCAATATTGGCACTGGTGTCTTCATGAGGATCAAGATATTTCACTACTGCATAATTGACTAAGATTCAGGTTATTATTATTGtaaaaatttatgttgataaacTATTATAGGTTTTTACATGGCACCTTTACGATAATAAAATGAGTTGGTAACTTGGGAATTCTCTTTCGTTGTCTCAATACTTCAATAACTGTTTTGGAAAATGATTGATCTGACTCTGCTAGGTGTTTCAGTGCACAAAGTTTCTGTAAATGTAGGGTCTGGGAAGGGTTAATATAGGCTGCCTTCCCGTTGGAAGCAGAGTAGCTGTTTCCATTATTCCAACACAGTCAGGGTAGGTTGTCACGCTGGCTGCAAAGAAAACTTTACACAGGTTGCTGTCCTTTTATTGCTCAATATTTGTCTTTCTGACATCTTAAGATCTTGGCTCCTTCCATTTGCTGCATGATGTTTGCTGTTGCTTGTTGATTGTGTATATTGTATAATGAAATTGTGAAATTGATAGTTCACTGTTTCTGTGTTAAGTTCACTCCTCTTTGTATTCTTGTATTGTCAGTTCAAGTCCCATGAGTACTAATCTATTGTCTTTAGGTAATCTATTGCATGTAAAGTAAGTTAGATTGAAAAGCATTAACTTTGAGGCAAATACATGTTTTTTCAATGAGTAACTATGAAACCAGTAAGACTGCAGACGACTTCGGTGGTGTTTTGCTTGTGTATTTATCTTATTCTGGTGATGCATGATTCTGTCTCTTAGCCATCCAACTCTTGTCTGAAAATATAAGAAAATGACCTTGGCTTTGTTTCTTAATCTCAAACTCTTGATTTTGAATCAGACAGCAGATGAGAACAACCCACTGGTCAAGCTTCCTGCCACTCTGTGCTTGGAAAGGGTCACACATATCTTTGcttacatgacatctattttttcagGACTTCAATATGAAGCATTATTTTGGATCAAATATAGATTGGGTCTCAGATTGATAATCATGGTTAAACTTTAATTGCGTAGCATAATGATATAAGAACTAACAAACCTTGCCAAACCTCATGTTAGTATGTGCATAAACAAGTAGAAGTCACTTTGCTTAGTATATAGGCCTCATAAAAAGGGCATCTTAAGATCTTTGTTTGAGTCAGTTGTAAGATAATTTCATTGATAGCATCTGACAGTTGGTACGTCTAACCGTATGCTTTCTTTCTTCATTATAATTTGTTTTCCTTGTTAATATTTGTATTCCTCGCTGATCATTATTTAGGATATGAGTtgcttctttttctctcttttagaGATACTGATGTTAATAAATCATCAATTTTCTCATCGACTGTCGTTCTCCTCTAATAAATCTGAACAGCAATTACCTTGGTTCTTCCTAAACAATTGTGCTTCTTCAGGAAGATTGAAGCATCAGATCATTAGACGGAGCGCAGGTGGAGAGTAGATAATAGATATCAATCAAATTGGATGTAATTGGTTATATGATTATCCAACAATTGTTCATCTCTGATCCTATCCAATATGCATCTCTGGGTGATCTTTCTGAGCCCACAAAGCAGATGTATGGAATTCAATTACTACGATATAACTCTGGACTGTGTCTAAGCTTCATAAAACTATTTGACACAAGGTGAGTCATGTCTGATGCCGTATTTAGAATTTTCATTGTCGTACTGTTGTAGCAATGTCTGCCTATTTGAAATGATTTCTCTGGAATTACTTCCAGCTGATACAGTTTCAAACTCATATCTGAGAATACCTATTGTCCTTTACCAAAGTATAGGGGAATGAAGGAAATGGAAAGTTGGTTTTTGATTGCCTAAATACCTACTTCCTTTTCCCTCCACTCATGCTATGCATTGAGAGTACAACAACTTTAACCTCAATTCAAGCTTCATAAGAGCCCAATTTGAAGCTTGGGGTTATTTACTTCCTCAAATCTAAAATAAAAGTGTCATTCTAGTCGCAACTAATCAGGAAATTAGTGGTTATGGTTTCTGTTCTATCGTTTTTTGTGGGTAGTTTTTTATTTATATGTTTTGGGGGTTTTTGTGGTTGATGTTATGATCATTGCTCTTAATTAGTCCAAATGGTTGCAAGTTTAGGATCTCTATATATAAAGAGGTCCAATATACTTTGCAAGAAAAACATAATCCGGTTTCACTTAATTTCCTTCACATGAAATCTATTTATGCTAAGTGAGATTTAAGCCTTAACAAGGTGTCTCACTGGTTGTGGAATGTAAGTTGAGAGCCTTAGGAGCCCAATGACAAGCTTTAAGTCTCTGCTTCCTCAAATCTAAATTGATGTTGTCATTCTACTCGCAACTACTCAAGTCATAATATCTATCTTCGATTTATTCATGAAATGTGTCTTATCTATGATTTTTTTCATCTACATATATGGTAGAGGAAGATTTAGAAATATCTTAAAGGAAATTATAAAtaatagtttaaatatttttaatttaactagACATATAATTTTTTACACGTCTTGATGATAAAAGATTTATGTCATCGTCTCTAAATAATTGAGATTTATGGTTTTATTATTGTTGTACTAATTTTATTAAAATTCAAtgagttaattatagattatcttttgtaattagttatctttaatattttgatttttatactttcaaaagttacatttggattCCTATATTTATGAagatgaaatatttaatctcatttcttcTTATGCTGTTGATTTTATGTGTTCACTGATTTTATCTTACTTTGATTTATCATTGAGCATGTGTGATATTTTCGCTAGCagagttaaatgtttcactttcataaatataggaATCCTAATATAAtctttaaaaatataagattcaaaatattaaaattaattaattataagggataatatataattggcTCAAATTAAATTCGATTATAATTTTCATCTCTGTAACTCATAGTGTACAAGTGAATCTTGAAACAAACCAACAACAAAGCAAAGCATCGTGAGTTACTCAATTGCCAATCTGAGTAGGAAGACACCAATGCATATTATCCAACCCGGAATTTAGAAGACAAAAAGCAGCATTCTCCATCATTCCAGTAGTGTTTCGAGACATAAGCAAGAACAGCAATTTaagatacaactttttgagcaataAAAGGAAGTAGAATTTGCTTTCACACTGCCCATAACCAACACAGTTTTTCACAGAGGATGCATCAAAACAGAATCCAATCTTATTGAGACTGCACCCTATAATTTATACCAACATATTTCACAACCCATATTGTGATGTGCAGTTGTGGTAGATAGTTCTGAAACATCTTAGCTAGTTAAacttaactacaatacaagagatgTCATCTTTGCTCTTCCTTGCAACAGCCGCCTCTGTCAGTAGCCTGGCTGCAGCTTGAGGATCCTTGACATCTTTGATGAAATCCACTGCCTCTTGGTTTGACATCACCTGGATGGATGGACACACAAAAGGAAGATATTATCGGACGaaggaaacaaaaagaaaaaagaaagatacaATAGCTGAGACCTGAAGACAGTAATTTTCTCATCTATTTCTCGCTGTGATTGTGAAGGGTATATAATGTACTTGGTTACAAGTTACCAGTAACATTATCCAGCCACAATACAAGAATCTGAAGCAAATTCCCACTTTTCTTTTACTGAAGTTACCACGTTTATTCACCTTTGCTTTGTCAATGATAGGTTTGTTTGCTAGTCTTATCGTTCTCTCCTGATGCATTTGATTTAAAGGTTTAAGGCATGTTGGGGTGTACACTTGTGTTTGCAAAGGACTTTTATGCATCAAATACATAAATGTACCTCTTCTGAAATAGGGATCACATCTAAATCAGACATAATGCATTTCGCAGGAGTCGTAGAAGAGAGACTTAATTGTGGGTAGTCTCAGAATATTTAACTACGAATCAGATTATTGAATGAATTAGTGCTTGTCCTAGTTTAATGAGCTTACCTTCCATAATCCGTCGCTTGCGAGGATTAGAAACTCTGCGTATTCATCAATGATTTCATCAGCCACATCCGGATCAGAACTGAGGTGTTCCTTCAAGCTCCGATCTCCAAAGGCTCTTGCCACAGCCAGCCTTCCATCCACACGTGGCACGTCTCCTGAAATAATTTGGAATACGATATTTGACACACTTTGTAGGGTTCATACACACTGTTCGACTATCAATTTCCAAAATTGCAAATCATAGTCTTAGGTGGCACATAGAATTACTTATCATGACTTGCATTACAAACAACTGTACACAATTCTCTTTATGATATGATTGACAACCCTAACTGCATCAGCCAGACATAAACCCAGTCATATCTCTATTAAACACTGCCACTTTAAGGTGGATTACACTAATTTTGATGGCGCGCAAATATGGATGGAAGACGAGGAAACAATCAAGGCTAAGGTATTAGCTACATATCAAACACGTGAAAAATGGATAAACACCACCTATTTTGGAGTACTTAATCACCTTCAACACGACAAACATTTGTTCTTCATCCTAATCCCTAGCTATAACAAGGACCGAACTATGGTATCCTTTTCTCGACTAGGAGTGATTAGTTTGACAAAGGTGCTAGCATGGATTAGGTTTTGGCTTGTTTGACTATATAGAATATTTCTCATATGATTCTATGAAGTCCTACTTTagacaaagtttttctttttcagaGAAAGTTGATAAGCAATCAGGAAGAATTGGAGAATTTTGGAGGCTTCATTTTAGATGGGAATTTGTTAGAATACATTTTTTctgtaaaaagaaagaaaaggtctAGCCCAGCAAATTATTTAGCTAGACTTGGGCCTTGATAGTCTATGAATAAAAGGCCATTGCTAGTAATTTTGTAGGCTAGTAATTTTGTAGGCTAAGCATAAGAAAATGGCTAAACTGGAGTTGTGCATGAGCATAAATTTCGTAGGCTAAGCATAGTGGTTTTCCATGACATGGACCATTGAGTAACATGTAGCTGCAGTTGCCTAATATAGAGAAATAGACCAGACCACCAAAAGCTTGATATTGCAGTGGTGATGCATAAGAAACAGATAAGAATGCCCATGGTTCCCCCAAGTCAGGATGAAATATAAAAGAAGAGGTTGCGTGACTTTTAGAGTATAATTCATCAATTAATAAGATTAGCAATGTGCTTATCACATAAACTCAATTGAAGTCTAAGATATTGTAGGCCATAGACCAATTAAAACATCAATCCTGTTGTTGGATACTCTCCTTTTATGATCAATTGGTCAATCAATAAACCATCCTCTTCAAAGTATATTAAGAAAGAAATCTCATGCATGTAGTTTTTAAATCTACAGATAATCGACCGACTATTCTTCTCTACTTGAGTTTATTTCAAGATCAATTGACAGCCAATAAAACTCTTCAATTACAAAATGAAAAAAGGAAAAGTCACCCAACTGAACCATAGTTGCAATGAAACAGTTCAAAACACAATTTCTGCTTCTCTCTCACCTACATGGTTCAAGTACTGGTCATTTCAGTGGATGCCGACCGACATTTATCGGTCCGACCAAGGACTGATACCGCATGTTGGTGTTATCTTTTTGTTATGTTTTTGGGTGATATGGTATACTGTCCAATGTATTGGTACCTTGTCCTGTAGATTTCCAAAATTGGGAACATATCAAGCTGTATCCTTGATCTAGACATATTCCCATTCATGCAAATAGTCACTGTTCTTTCCCTGAAAAACTTTTGTTATGACCTTAAAATTTCATCATTACTTGACCAAACATGAAATTTAATTGCTTAAACTATTGCCATGCATTGATATCTGAAATTGTGAAACATGATCAGATGACCACAGGGGGGGATTGATGCATACCATATAAGTTTCCTAAAAGTTTGATATaacttgttttctgttcttcagaTACAAAGTATATACTAAACTTCAACAACTCGGGGTTTTCGGTATAACAAATTCagatatattttctgaaattgaaTGTAAATTTAGGTGAAACTTGCCATCATTATTGCTCAGATGTTAAAATTGTGAATTCGAACAACACAAAGTAGCAAAATAGAAGTCATAGATTACCAGGAATGTTTGACACAAAACCACCCTTTTCCTCGATCAAATATCGCTCCCTGCTTGGTTCATGATCAACAGAAAGTTGTATGGCTACACCATCTTTGGAAATAACAGCTCGTGAATCTCCAATATTAGCCACCACAAGCTTCACACCATCTATTAGTATAGCTGTAACTGCAGTAGAACCTCCTCTTCCTAACTCAGCTTGTTTTTCCAGTATTTTACTGTCAGTGCTTTCATATGCTTTCCTGATGGCACTTTCTATATCACTCCAAAATTCCGGCTGCATGTCAGATTAAGGTTAGCAAAATTTACATGTTCAAACCTGCAATTCTTATCTGGAAATATGAATAGTTTGAATACATGATCAATATAATGCAAAAAGACCTCTAAAGTAAATATGCAATCTACATAATGGAATGGAAGAGCCCAAATAAAACGCTTACTTCTTTCAATATGTTCTCAAAAAGATGAGATCGCAGATAGTCTGCAACATCATGACCCAAGTGGCCATCAAAAATTGCAAACAAGCCCAATTCATAATCATTAACTTTCTTAAATTCTGCCACCAGATAGTCCTCCATTGGATGACTTGATTTCCCTTTCACCAAGTGATAGCCATGTCGAATACTCCTACCAGCAATCTTGCTCTTGCCCTTTCCAGTCTCTGATGAGGAACCAAACCCTGCTTTGACCTGCACAGACAACATCATGATATCTAAGCAAATCATACTCGGAAACAACATCCTAAACAAAGGACTCAAATGCTAACATGAAAGAACAACATGTAATcaaaaagaaaattaagaaaataaactATGAATTCTAATAATCAAACCGAAGGAATGCATATACCACACAGGAAAAATCTCGGATAAACTGTAACACCAGTGTTCACCTCCGTTTTAGAATCGCAAGATCTCGAGCTTTTGGCTTGTACAAAGAAAATTTTACTGTTGACAGTAGTAGATGACCCTCACAATTGTCAAACAGCAAGTTTGCAATCCTAATCTGATGAGAAGATGCTCTCTTTGGACTTATTACAAGCAACTAAAGAGTATCGTATAATAGAGATTAACACCTAACGGAAGATTGAAACACCGCTCGAAGGACTTCAAATTCCCATCACTTAGCTTCAGCTCAACGGGTTTTGGCGTATTATTATCGATTTCAGAATCAAGTTCAACATACAGCAACCACAATCTTAAATCAGAACAAGAACATCACTCGAGATCCATAAAAGGAAGCGCGATCACAGAACACATCATAAGGAAGAGGAAAAACGAGGATCCTTTTAATGAATTGAGACTCCTCCCACCACCACATTCTAAAATGGGCAGGATAGAACAGATTCCGGTTCGGAGTCGAGAAACAAGCAATTCAGGTAAGCTGTGACGGAGGTCAACGTACTTTTATCTTGTGCAAGATCTCCCTCCCCGCCATCCTCGTGATCCGCTCGTACCCTGTGCTCGAAACCGACGACTTTGATGGAAGAGGAggatgagaggaagaagagaactgATCTCGTAAGGGGGAAGAGACGGATCGAAGAAGCCCCCGTTTACTCCCCACGGGACCCGACGGGAGAATCTCCACCGTACGGGTCACTGGTGGTTGCTGGGTCGATGGCCGCGTTTCCTTCCCCTCACTCGCAACTTTGGTTCCGTTCGATGGCTACGTCTCGGATCTCGCGTCAACCCAATTCAGGGTTCGGGTCATTTCCCGAACCAGGATCGTCATTACGGATGGGCCCCGATGATTCCACCAACAACAGGCTTCCTTCCGGCGTTTGGTCCCTCAGCCGCTGGCGCGTAAAACCCACCCGAAAGCGCGATGAGTTGTTTTGTGACCGTCGTCTCCGCGGGCGGCGCCAAAAACCCCCACACGCCGCGTGTGGGGCCCAGGAGTCGGGGCCCGCGACTGCTCGAGCCATGCCTGGGCTGAAATCGCGGGCCCCATCTTGCGTCCTCGTTGACAAGAATATCTACCCTGCCACAGATCCGAACCGGCCATCACGCGATGGCTCGGGGTTTGCCCGAGCCGAGGATGACCGGCGGTTCTCTGGTTGACTTCTCCTTCGTGGTTGACGTGCATCAAAATCCGTGCGTTTAGACGTGTTTAGAAGCCCATGGAGAGCTACGCGTATCTACCATGGCAGtgtatattgtgtgtgtgtgtgtgtgagagagagagtgagagagagagagagagagagaagacttcatgttttatatatgtgaaaGCATGCGCATTCAAGCTCTGCAAACACAAAAAGAAGTCGATAGATCAAACGAGGCTGCGGGATGGGAACGGTGAAGTGTTTCGGTGTGACACCTGAGACAGGAAGGCAATTCTTTGATGAGAGACTCGCATGGAAGGAACAACTCACATCAAAGAAGACTTGTGCTCTCAATCTACTGAACATATATACTGTTTGGACTAGATAAAAGAGACACTGAATTCAAATTTGAttagttatttaaaaaaaataagaagtgGGAACGTATCGTAACGCGAGAAGTTAACGAATGGAAAAAGAATGACGTAGAAAATAAAgcagaaagaggagaaaaaaatttagggtttcgaagtttttgctaaacGATCAAGTGGTTAAACTTCAGCAGCTTTGGTccaaaattttatataaaaaatctttATAACAAGCTTTACAATcctaataatatcaatatgtgaTTTGTTCTCTCTGAGATGTATTTTTGACAATACCCACTTAATGATACCTAaacttttttttgataaaattcatCTATGGTGATGATCATATATTAttgttgagtcaagatatgtgttcttatgttattatgattctctagttattctggagaagacttattataaacctattactattattggtgatagtggagGTTTGAAGTGGACTATACTCTCGTGATTTTTTTCGCATTGGGTTTTTCATGTAAAAATTCAGTGTCTCATTTTGTGATCGATTCATTGTTATACAGTTTATATTGCTCTGATTAATATTTACTtttcataataaattaatattttaataaaaaatctattttaataAGAAatctattttaataaaaaaattattccgttATAATAATTTTTCCCATCACATACTACCCACTAACATTTAGCAGACTTGATGTTTGTTTAGAACATGTCATTTCCAGGTTTATACAACTGTCATTTTATGCAATGTTAAGACCATGACCTATCAAGTAGGCTGGTGGATAGATGATTTGCCGGATACAATGGCATTGCCATAGATATGATTAGAACTAGATTTATATGGACCAAGCATTCTCCTTCATAACAACTTTGTATTAATGCATAAAAATTAGATGTATATGCTACATATGATAGTTGTTCTTTTGATTCAGTTAGTGAACTCACTCAGTTATGAGTTAGAATAAAacctcatcatcatcactttCTGATTTCCCATAGCAACAACTGCCAAACTGTTGATCCAAAATGTCTTGCATCTTCTTCAGCTGATCTCTCATCCTTCTTCTGTTTTCTGCAAGTATGGCTCCATCAAGTTCTACTAATAGAGAAATGGCTTTCCATGTTTCTGGTTATGCTATTATTGTAGATGGCATAGAGATGCAGTCAACTCTTTCAGCAGAAGCTCTCTGCATTTACTGATAAGAGACACATCTAAATTTCTGGAGAATTACCTCTCTCACATTTTTAACAGTCATTGTTCCTATGACCACAGGTGCCTGATGTACTCATTCCACCCAGCATCCTATCAGACAATCAACAAAACATTTGATTCCAGTGCCTTTGTGGTTTCTGATATCACACATCAAAAAGAATTGATTGATAATGTTACTTGGAAATATATGAAAATGTATAATTCACTATGGTATTCAAGGAATGCAACTCCAAGAAATGATATGGGAAGACTCCCACTAAAACTGGCATCTAATGTCTACACAGTCTACTAAAAGCATCTGaaaaatcatgttcttgatgaTATAGAACATTGTTTTATTTAGGATTTCAAAATAATCAACATTAATTTTAAGGCTGCAGTTGATCTTCTTTTTGGCTCAACCAGCAGATCAAATGTCCTTCAACAGctttacatgatgtacatatgaTCAAAAGAAGCATCATTCAATTTTGGATAATCCATGTGAGACTGTGTACAAGTGATGAGGTTCCACATTCTTACCAAACATAAAGAAAGTGTGATGACCTGTTCACATATTTCACAAGAAACCAGAGCTTTAGATTACTCATAGTTAAGCATATCAAATTTGTGATAGTTCCAACTCTTTCTTGACTTCTTCACATGATTAGATCACTGCAAAAGCAATGACTTTTGCCTATGTTGAGATGGCAATGCCTTATATCTTGAAGAGCATGGCTGAGAAGAATCTTAATTTATGGTCCAAACAATatcaacatataatatatatatatcttctatTAAGTTCTATGAATCTTTTTGTTGTTTTATCCTAAgatataaaattgttaatcacaaAAGGAATAAATaagcttaaaagaaaaaaaagaagtcccctt of the Musa acuminata AAA Group cultivar baxijiao chromosome BXJ2-10, Cavendish_Baxijiao_AAA, whole genome shotgun sequence genome contains:
- the LOC135624578 gene encoding probable protein phosphatase 2C 62 — its product is MAGREILHKIKVKAGFGSSSETGKGKSKIAGRSIRHGYHLVKGKSSHPMEDYLVAEFKKVNDYELGLFAIFDGHLGHDVADYLRSHLFENILKEPEFWSDIESAIRKAYESTDSKILEKQAELGRGGSTAVTAILIDGVKLVVANIGDSRAVISKDGVAIQLSVDHEPSRERYLIEEKGGFVSNIPGDVPRVDGRLAVARAFGDRSLKEHLSSDPDVADEIIDEYAEFLILASDGLWKVMSNQEAVDFIKDVKDPQAAARLLTEAAVARKSKDDISCIVVKFN
- the LOC135582553 gene encoding uncharacterized protein LOC135582553; translation: MKDAAAVGPRLSKKNSDDEERRKKKKKMKSNKRRRLRHSSCSSSDSDDGSPRSRRKRAKRLEKRKREPKNDDRKKRKKKSKKKEKEKERSRKSRNRSVSASSGSSSRSCSTCRGRSSSSGSSVSRSPPPRAKPRARSRSRGRGRDGDAERGRGRRRRTTSFDRRGSRYRSRSCSTCGGSRSSGRTGGSACRSRSCSEEKYREIEQPRRLRSVLTMAEDREVVEGGFHGKDEQGDRIIQSYDDFDRYDGGRKSDTHQDSPQRNAKNDEALAKNGNAKDSEMVLSISGEQTIENADGGGDDFTRKKKDNSGGPEAVELESQLRQRALDNFAKFRRSLSANTRSTGCQEDDSSQPQCGKDPIKVAEAQDAFKSSDGKFAVSHECQGGVQGEVRRAEPRVRSVVNIPAEKDTSSHVIRRQSSSGSSRKENEQDPDNSNKSQSDPTQLNWIEEPSNKMSLQHSSLIKDKQEKSAAAEPESSTVCDAAVNQSVGQPTSALPADQRIESENENKDEDKGSQFQQKTFSRMHDGELVQVSYKVYIPKKSPALARRQPQR